The nucleotide sequence TGGGATGTGTCACTACGGAGGAGCGAACTTCCCGGTGACCCCGAAGCCGAAGCACCCGTTCTCGGACCACTCAACGAGGAGCCGACATGTCCTACCCCAACGCCCCCAAGACCGCCGACGAGATCCGCCAGGAGTGGGACGCCGATCCCCGCTGGGCGCAGATCACCCGCGACTACACGGCAGAGGAGGTCGTCCGCCTGCGCGGCACGGTGCAGGAGGAGATGACCCTGGCCCGCCGCGGCGCGGAGCAGCTGTGGGAGAAGCTGCACACCGAGGACTTCGTGAACTCCCTGGGCGCCCTGACCGGCAACCAGGCGGTCCAGCAGGTCAAGGCCGGTCTCAAGGCCATCTACCTCTCCGGCTGGCAGGTCGCCGGCGACGCGAACCTCGCGGGCCAGACCTACCCCGACCAGTCGATCTACCCCGCGAACTCCGTCCCGGCGGTCGTGCGGCGGATCAACAACGCACTGATGCGCGCCGACCAGATCGAGCACTCCGAGGGCACGAGCACGGTCGAGGACTGGCTGGTCCCGATCGTGGCCGACGCCGAGGCCGGCTTCGGCGGCCCGCTCAACGCCTACGAGCTCATGAAGTCCATGATCGCCGCCGGCGCGGCCGGCGTGCACTGGGAGGACCAGCTGGCCTCCGAGAAGAAGTGCGGCCACCTGGGCGGCAAGGTGCTCATCCCCACCCAGCAGCACGTCCGCACCCTGAGCGCGGCCCGGCTCGCGGCCGACGTCGCCGACGTCCCCTCGCTGATCATCGCCCGCACCGACGCGGAGGCGGCCACCCTGATCACCTCGGACGTGGACGACCGCGACAAGCCGTTCGTCACCGGCGAGCGCACCGCGGAGGGCTACTACAAGGTCCGCAACGGCCTCGAGGCCTGCATCGCCCGCGGCAACGCGTACGCCCCGTACGCCGACCTGCTGTGGATGGAGACGGGCACCCCGGACCTCGAGCTGGCCAAGAAGTTCGCCGACGGCATCCACGCGGAGCACCCCGACCAGATGCTCGCCTACAACTGCTCGCCGTCCTTCAACTGGAAGAAGCACCTGGACGACGCCACGATCGCCAAGTTCCAGCGCGAGCTGGGCGCGATGGGCTTCAAGTTCCAGTTCATCACCCTGGCCGGCTTCCACGCCCTGAACTACTCGATGTTCGACCTCGCCCACGGCTACGCCCGCAACCAGATGACGGCCTACGTGGAGCTGCAGGAGCGGGAGTTCGCGGCCGAGGAGCGCGGCTACACCGCCACCCGCCACCAGCGCGAGGTCGGCACCGGCTACTTCGACCTGGTCTCCACCGTCCTCAACCCGCAGTCCTCCACCACGGCGCTGGCCGGGTCCACCGAGACCGCCCAGTTCTGAGCCGAACGGCCCTGAGCCGAACGGCCGTGACCGGCCGGGGGCCCGACAGGGTCCCCGGCCGCGCCGCATCCGACGACGACCCGCTCCGGCGCCCTTCGGGGCCGCCCCACCCGAACTCCCCAGGACACTCTTCAGGCGAGGACCCAGCCATGATGACCATGACCAGCAACCCCGTGACGATCAACGGCGTGACCCTCACCGGTCACCACGTGCCCCGGCAGAACAGTGTGCTCACCCCCGACGCGCTCGGCTTCCTCGCGGCGCTGCACCGCGAGTTCGAGCCCCGCCGGCGCGAGCTGCTGGCCGCCCGCGAGGAGCGGCGCAAGGCGATCGCCCGCGGCACCGACCCCACGTTCCTGCCCGAGACGCGGAGGATCCGCGAGGACGACTCCTGGCGCGTGCCCCCGCCCCCGCCCGGGCTCGAGGACCGCCGCGTGGAGATCACCGGTCCCACCGAGCGGAAGATGACCATCAACGCCCTCAACTCCGGGGCGAAGGTGTGGCTCGCGGACATGGAGGACGCCAACACCCCGCACTGGACGAACGTGGTCACCAACCAGCTCAACCTCATCGACGCGCTCGAGGGGACCATCGAGTTCACCAACCCGGACGGCAAGAAGTACGCGCTGAAGAACAGGGACGCCCGGGCCAACCCGACCATCGTGGTGCGGCCCCGCGGGTGGCACTTCGAGGAGAGGCACCTG is from Kocuria rosea and encodes:
- the aceA gene encoding isocitrate lyase; amino-acid sequence: MSYPNAPKTADEIRQEWDADPRWAQITRDYTAEEVVRLRGTVQEEMTLARRGAEQLWEKLHTEDFVNSLGALTGNQAVQQVKAGLKAIYLSGWQVAGDANLAGQTYPDQSIYPANSVPAVVRRINNALMRADQIEHSEGTSTVEDWLVPIVADAEAGFGGPLNAYELMKSMIAAGAAGVHWEDQLASEKKCGHLGGKVLIPTQQHVRTLSAARLAADVADVPSLIIARTDAEAATLITSDVDDRDKPFVTGERTAEGYYKVRNGLEACIARGNAYAPYADLLWMETGTPDLELAKKFADGIHAEHPDQMLAYNCSPSFNWKKHLDDATIAKFQRELGAMGFKFQFITLAGFHALNYSMFDLAHGYARNQMTAYVELQEREFAAEERGYTATRHQREVGTGYFDLVSTVLNPQSSTTALAGSTETAQF